In a genomic window of Cyanobacteriota bacterium:
- a CDS encoding phycobilisome protein, giving the protein MQRLVAEVDGRYATDSELQFIQDYMASFKLRLSAYVKLQNAEATIVQQVYTRMQRMDSNLLKHGDADVTAKWKRDTIRALRYSAIAMLLNDPDILQERFLFWFQTIMKAFGTQQSCNVT; this is encoded by the coding sequence ATGCAACGATTGGTTGCTGAGGTTGATGGTCGGTATGCAACCGATTCAGAGTTGCAGTTCATTCAAGACTACATGGCATCGTTCAAGCTTAGATTGTCAGCCTATGTCAAGCTACAGAATGCTGAAGCAACTATCGTGCAGCAGGTCTATACCCGTATGCAGCGTATGGACAGCAACCTGTTAAAGCATGGTGATGCGGATGTCACTGCTAAGTGGAAACGGGACACGATTCGAGCACTACGCTATTCTGCGATCGCCATGCTGCTGAATGATCCCGATATATTGCAAGAACGATTTCTGTTTTGGTTTCAGACCATTATGAAAGCGTTTGGCACCCAGCAGAGTTGTAATGTCACCTA